The following are encoded together in the Bacillus sp. NP157 genome:
- a CDS encoding PAS-domain containing protein, translated as MARNRLRRLVFPLIVLLLVAGSAALGGWVAWRRALAGIGDGAADRLNLHALAVQRLIDRYRVLPTVLALDPELRTTLAGDAGAADEAALNAKLGRANGAVRASTLTLIDRTGHAIAANNWNTPESNVGLDYGFRPYFREAMRDGHATFYALGVSTNVAGYFIAQAVDDDAGRHVGVVVLKITLDGLRDDWSRGGDLVLLSDAHGIVFLGNGGDAWMYRTLHPLSASENADLGNTRQYGDRPLRSVARDVLGPAGGGAVRVRVDAPRLAHDVVWRSLDMPRQAWTLHLLADARPAQVAARNAVLAVLAAWLPLLFFGLFLQQRVRLARLRQRSRDELERMVAHHASALRSAQDSVVAAANEAAQGGHGNLEHLPQGVSVVDAQLRLVAWNSRYQQIFGFPDDYMQVGRPIEDMFRFNARRGLLGPGDTDEAIERRLQYLRAGSPHMYERERPDGTTLEIRGNPLPDGGFVTSYADITAYKATARELRTLASTLERRVEERTRDLSDARAEAERANRSRTRFVAAAVHDLLQPLNAARMFVGSLADARLDGEQRDLLERVRSALDTQDELLASLLDISRLEGGALAPRMASVPLDPLLRELARQSGVLAATRGLALRYVPSRLVVRSDPLLLRRVLQNFLSNAIHYTPRGRVLLGVRRDGDDARVEVWDTGVGIPEAKTRAIFDEFLRLDNGVDRDGRSAGLGLSIVDRIGRLLGVRVGVRSWEGRGSVFSISVPLARDEVGAGERMEEGDDESPFVGKRVLVVDADPASRQRTLDLLASWGCEVSGTGTARGALRHAETDDPPALLLLDDPLDGQSTEALRDALASRWGRLPPTVLMALAPGQADIERGMAAGLRYLVKPLAPARLRAVLTRLLMVAG; from the coding sequence ATGGCCCGAAACCGACTGCGCCGCCTCGTTTTTCCCCTGATCGTGCTACTGCTGGTGGCGGGAAGCGCGGCGCTGGGCGGATGGGTCGCATGGCGCCGGGCGCTGGCAGGCATCGGCGACGGCGCTGCGGATCGGCTCAACCTGCACGCGCTGGCCGTGCAGCGCCTGATCGATCGCTATCGCGTGCTGCCGACGGTTCTCGCGCTCGATCCCGAGTTGCGCACCACGCTGGCCGGGGACGCCGGCGCGGCCGACGAAGCTGCGCTGAACGCGAAGCTCGGCCGGGCCAACGGGGCGGTGCGCGCATCGACGCTCACCCTGATCGACCGCACCGGCCACGCCATCGCGGCGAACAACTGGAACACGCCGGAGAGCAATGTCGGCCTGGACTACGGTTTCCGCCCGTACTTCCGCGAGGCCATGCGCGATGGCCACGCCACGTTCTATGCACTGGGCGTGTCGACCAACGTAGCCGGCTATTTCATCGCGCAGGCCGTCGACGACGATGCGGGACGCCACGTGGGCGTGGTCGTGCTGAAGATCACGCTGGATGGCCTGCGCGACGACTGGTCGCGTGGCGGTGACCTCGTGCTGCTTTCCGATGCGCACGGCATCGTCTTCCTTGGCAACGGTGGCGATGCGTGGATGTATCGCACGCTGCATCCGCTCTCGGCGTCGGAAAATGCCGACCTGGGCAACACGCGGCAGTATGGCGACCGGCCGCTGCGCAGCGTCGCCCGTGACGTGCTTGGCCCGGCGGGTGGCGGTGCCGTGCGTGTTCGGGTCGATGCGCCGCGGCTCGCGCACGACGTCGTCTGGCGTTCACTCGACATGCCACGCCAGGCCTGGACGCTGCACCTGCTCGCCGACGCGCGCCCCGCGCAGGTCGCGGCGCGCAATGCGGTGCTTGCCGTGCTCGCCGCATGGTTGCCATTGCTGTTCTTCGGCCTGTTCCTGCAACAGCGCGTGCGCCTGGCACGCCTGCGCCAGCGTAGCCGCGACGAGCTCGAACGGATGGTGGCGCACCACGCCTCGGCGCTGCGCTCTGCACAGGACAGCGTGGTGGCCGCGGCCAACGAGGCCGCGCAGGGTGGACACGGCAACCTCGAGCACCTGCCGCAAGGGGTAAGCGTGGTCGACGCGCAGCTGCGCCTGGTCGCGTGGAATTCGCGCTACCAGCAGATCTTTGGCTTCCCCGACGATTACATGCAGGTGGGGCGGCCGATCGAAGACATGTTTCGCTTCAACGCGCGGCGTGGCCTGCTCGGCCCCGGCGATACCGACGAGGCCATCGAGCGGCGGCTGCAGTACCTGCGCGCAGGCAGTCCGCACATGTATGAGCGGGAGCGCCCGGATGGCACCACGCTGGAAATCCGGGGTAACCCGCTGCCCGACGGTGGCTTCGTCACCAGCTATGCCGACATCACGGCGTATAAGGCCACGGCGCGCGAGTTGCGCACGCTGGCCAGCACGCTGGAGCGGCGGGTGGAAGAACGTACGCGTGACCTCAGCGACGCCAGGGCCGAGGCAGAGCGCGCCAACCGTTCGCGGACGCGCTTCGTCGCGGCCGCCGTACACGACCTGCTGCAACCGTTGAACGCCGCGCGCATGTTCGTGGGTAGCCTGGCCGATGCACGGCTGGACGGGGAACAGCGCGACCTGCTGGAGCGCGTGCGCAGCGCGCTGGATACCCAGGATGAACTGCTGGCCAGCCTGCTCGACATCTCGCGGCTGGAGGGTGGGGCGCTGGCGCCGCGCATGGCATCGGTGCCGCTCGACCCCCTGCTACGCGAGCTTGCCCGCCAATCCGGCGTGCTCGCGGCGACCCGTGGCCTCGCATTGCGCTACGTGCCTTCGCGGCTGGTCGTGCGCAGCGATCCGCTGTTGCTGCGCCGGGTGTTGCAGAACTTCCTTTCGAATGCCATCCATTACACGCCGCGCGGGCGCGTGCTGCTCGGCGTCCGTCGCGATGGCGACGATGCCCGGGTGGAAGTGTGGGATACCGGTGTCGGCATTCCCGAAGCGAAGACGCGGGCGATCTTCGACGAGTTCCTGCGCCTGGACAACGGCGTCGACCGCGACGGCCGCAGCGCGGGCCTGGGCCTGTCCATCGTGGACCGGATTGGCCGCCTGCTGGGTGTGCGTGTCGGCGTACGCTCATGGGAAGGCCGTGGCAGCGTGTTCTCGATCAGCGTGCCGCTGGCGCGCGACGAGGTGGGTGCCGGCGAACGGATGGAGGAGGGCGACGACGAATCGCCCTTCGTCGGCAAGCGGGTGCTGGTCGTGGATGCCGATCCGGCGAGCCGCCAGCGCACCCTGGACTTGCTGGCATCGTGGGGTTGCGAGGTGTCGGGGACCGGCACCGCGCGCGGTGCGTTGCGTCACGCGGAAACCGACGACCCGCCGGCGCTCTTGCTGCTGGACGATCCCCTCGATGGACAGTCGACCGAAGCGCTGCGCGATGCGCTGGCATCGCGCTGGGGCCGGCTGCCCCCGACCGTTTTGATGGCCTTGGCGCCTGGCCAGGCCGACATCGAACGCGGCATGGCGGCCGGCTTGCGTTATCTGGTGAAGCCGCTGGCGCCGGCGCGGCTGCGTGCCGTCCTGACGCGCCTGTTGATGGTGGCCGGCTAG
- a CDS encoding dicarboxylate/amino acid:cation symporter, with protein sequence MHTPTATPAATPLPFYRQTYVQVLFAIALGAVIGHYWPSFAESLKPLGDAFIKLVKMIIAPVIFLTVVTGIAGMPHLNAVGRVVLKAMAYFLVFSTLALVVGMVVANVVQPGAGLNIDAASLSTKEIATYASKAHDISLTGFLLDIIPDTVVGAFTSGNILQVLLFAVLFGMSLTLAGERARPVVAFFEAMTAPVFTLVHLLMKAAPVGAFGAIAFTIGRYGIGSLSNLLFLVATFYATALLFIVVVLGSVARLIGFSIFRLLRYLKAELLLVLGTSSSEAALPSLMEKMERAGCNKSVVGLVVPTGYSFNLDGTNIYMTLAALFIAQATNTPLTLGEQVALLLVAMVSSKGAAGVTGAGFVTLAATLSVVPSLPVAGMALILGVDRFMSECRSLTNFIGNAVATIVVARWEGALDRDALDAALSPRATGTATPSLVVNQGDSP encoded by the coding sequence ATGCATACCCCGACCGCCACCCCTGCTGCCACGCCCCTGCCGTTCTACCGCCAGACCTACGTGCAGGTGCTGTTCGCCATCGCGCTGGGCGCCGTGATCGGCCACTACTGGCCCAGCTTCGCCGAATCGCTCAAGCCGCTGGGCGATGCCTTCATCAAGCTGGTGAAGATGATCATCGCCCCGGTGATCTTCCTCACCGTGGTGACCGGCATCGCCGGCATGCCGCACCTCAACGCGGTGGGCCGGGTGGTGCTCAAGGCCATGGCTTACTTCCTGGTGTTCTCCACGCTGGCGCTGGTGGTGGGCATGGTCGTCGCCAACGTCGTGCAACCGGGTGCGGGGCTGAACATCGATGCCGCCTCGCTGTCGACGAAGGAGATCGCGACCTATGCCTCGAAGGCGCACGACATCTCCCTGACCGGGTTCCTGCTCGACATCATCCCCGACACGGTGGTCGGCGCGTTCACCTCGGGCAACATATTGCAGGTGCTGCTGTTCGCCGTGCTGTTCGGCATGTCGCTTACCCTCGCCGGCGAGCGCGCGCGGCCCGTGGTGGCGTTCTTCGAGGCGATGACGGCACCGGTGTTCACCCTCGTCCACCTGCTGATGAAGGCGGCGCCGGTCGGTGCATTCGGCGCGATCGCCTTCACCATCGGCCGCTACGGCATCGGTTCGCTGTCCAACCTGCTGTTCCTCGTGGCCACGTTCTACGCCACGGCGCTGCTCTTCATCGTGGTCGTGCTCGGCAGCGTGGCGCGGCTCATCGGCTTCTCGATCTTCCGGCTGCTGCGCTACCTGAAGGCCGAACTCCTGCTGGTGCTCGGCACGTCGTCGTCGGAGGCCGCCCTGCCCTCGCTGATGGAAAAGATGGAACGGGCCGGCTGCAACAAGTCGGTGGTCGGCCTGGTCGTGCCGACCGGCTATTCGTTCAACCTCGACGGCACCAACATCTACATGACCCTGGCGGCCCTGTTTATCGCGCAGGCGACCAACACGCCGCTGACGCTGGGCGAACAGGTCGCGCTGCTGCTGGTCGCCATGGTCAGTTCCAAGGGTGCCGCGGGCGTGACCGGCGCGGGTTTCGTCACGCTGGCCGCCACGCTCTCGGTCGTGCCCTCGCTGCCCGTCGCCGGCATGGCACTCATCCTCGGCGTCGATCGCTTCATGAGCGAATGCCGCTCGCTCACCAATTTCATTGGCAATGCAGTGGCCACCATCGTGGTCGCGCGCTGGGAAGGTGCGCTCGACCGCGACGCGCTCGATGCCGCCCTTTCGCCGCGTGCCACCGGCACCGCCACGCCATCGCTCGTCGTCAACCAGGGGGATTCACCATGA
- a CDS encoding alpha/beta hydrolase — MTPFRAALLSAAVALACLGTPAAQAAPDAAQPVTYPLWPGTPPGGGGPSGPERIGQSGTGVGAVSNISRPRIEVYKPAHPNGAAVLLIGGGGYFRIGIGHEVMPTAKWLAALGVTPVVLYYRLPADRWPAAAPFQDAQRAMRLLRAHAGELGIDAKRIGVLGFSAGGNLAGIAETRFADTFYPAVDDADRLSARPDFAALIYPVVSLQKPYDTTRSSRELATQSDAVQAYSVELHVTHDTPPTFLAQAADDPIANIGNSLVMFDALHRNAVDTEMHVFDTGGHGWGLGDPGSAPSAWPRLFAAWARRAGFFQGVDTGPFAASPGAAPVRAPAGATDASAADDSNDDN, encoded by the coding sequence ATGACGCCTTTTCGTGCCGCGCTGCTCAGCGCCGCCGTCGCACTCGCCTGCCTCGGGACGCCTGCGGCGCAAGCCGCGCCCGATGCCGCACAACCGGTAACGTATCCGCTGTGGCCAGGCACGCCGCCCGGTGGCGGTGGACCCTCGGGGCCGGAACGCATCGGCCAGTCCGGCACGGGCGTGGGCGCGGTCTCGAACATCAGCCGCCCGCGCATCGAGGTGTACAAGCCGGCGCATCCGAACGGCGCCGCGGTGCTGCTGATCGGCGGCGGCGGTTATTTCCGGATCGGCATCGGCCATGAAGTGATGCCGACGGCGAAGTGGCTGGCAGCCCTCGGCGTGACACCGGTGGTGTTGTATTACCGCCTGCCCGCGGACCGCTGGCCCGCGGCGGCACCCTTCCAGGACGCCCAGCGCGCCATGCGCCTGCTGCGTGCCCATGCCGGCGAGCTGGGCATCGACGCGAAGCGCATCGGCGTGCTCGGTTTCTCCGCGGGCGGCAACCTCGCGGGCATCGCCGAAACGCGTTTCGCCGATACGTTCTATCCCGCCGTGGATGACGCCGACCGCTTGTCGGCACGGCCGGACTTCGCCGCGCTGATCTATCCCGTGGTGTCGCTGCAGAAGCCCTACGACACCACCCGTTCCAGCCGCGAACTGGCGACGCAGTCCGATGCCGTGCAGGCGTATTCGGTGGAGCTGCATGTCACCCACGACACCCCGCCAACCTTCCTCGCCCAGGCGGCCGACGACCCGATCGCCAACATCGGCAATAGCCTGGTGATGTTCGACGCGCTCCACCGCAACGCCGTGGATACCGAAATGCACGTGTTCGACACGGGCGGCCACGGTTGGGGGCTGGGCGATCCCGGCTCGGCACCGTCGGCATGGCCGCGGCTGTTCGCCGCGTGGGCACGCCGTGCCGGCTTCTTCCAGGGCGTCGACACCGGTCCGTTCGCCGCGTCGCCAGGCGCAGCGCCCGTGCGTGCGCCAGCCGGTGCGACCGATGCGTCGGCCGCCGACGACAGCAACGACGACAACTGA
- a CDS encoding OprO/OprP family phosphate-selective porin: MKSRLYPALAAVLFASASSPLLAAEHQVTNAELLKLIKAQAGEIAELKQRLAAVEHGQPAMATASTNAAAGQVVSTTGEDAKRQAQVDAAIADTRESELAVAQARGTGATAAGGGSTRWGRGNEAGPTFRSDDGFFSFKPDGRLLIDFTRTAGSQYETRNISGAQITSARLGGEGTIGALGYHVEADFADNVVALRQTYLTYATKLFGNTTKFYLGNFLKDLGTEGSSESARVPFMLRNAATAVGQPVVSYFGMGGQMRMYGSNWHYSLSINGNAPNSSTSGSATDSTTYLTRAHWNPWKTQDGFLHVGAWYYYEKISNGVASINNTPAIALDYNDNLAVSASSIANPTQDRGKGYELGGVLRNFWLMTEYGKRTIDSSTADSVTRHGSSFAAGWMITGEAPGFSSRSGSWKGVKVNHPVTSGGWGAFELAGRVDHYDYADAPRGGTGKSYTLGMNWYLNDWSRLMLNWVHWNTDNKVGSFQGPDAGNSIGMRAQVVF, from the coding sequence ATGAAGTCCCGCCTTTATCCGGCGCTGGCTGCCGTGCTGTTCGCCAGTGCGTCGTCCCCGCTGCTCGCCGCCGAACACCAGGTAACCAATGCCGAGCTGCTGAAACTCATCAAGGCGCAGGCGGGTGAAATCGCCGAGCTCAAGCAACGCCTCGCCGCGGTGGAACACGGCCAACCCGCGATGGCCACCGCGTCGACGAACGCCGCCGCCGGACAGGTGGTATCCACCACTGGCGAGGATGCCAAACGACAGGCCCAGGTCGACGCCGCGATCGCCGATACCCGCGAGAGCGAACTGGCCGTGGCCCAGGCCCGTGGCACCGGCGCCACGGCGGCGGGCGGCGGCAGCACCCGCTGGGGTCGCGGCAACGAAGCCGGACCGACGTTCCGCAGCGACGACGGGTTCTTCTCGTTCAAGCCGGATGGCCGCCTGCTGATCGACTTCACCCGCACCGCTGGATCGCAGTACGAAACACGCAACATCAGCGGCGCGCAGATCACCAGCGCCCGGCTCGGTGGCGAAGGCACCATCGGCGCGCTGGGTTACCACGTCGAGGCCGATTTCGCCGACAACGTCGTCGCCCTGCGCCAGACCTACCTGACCTACGCAACGAAGCTGTTCGGCAACACGACGAAGTTCTACCTCGGTAACTTCCTGAAGGATCTCGGCACCGAGGGCTCGTCCGAATCCGCGCGCGTGCCCTTCATGCTGCGCAACGCGGCGACGGCGGTCGGCCAGCCCGTGGTCAGCTACTTCGGCATGGGTGGGCAGATGCGGATGTATGGCAGCAACTGGCACTACAGCCTGTCGATCAACGGCAACGCGCCGAACAGCTCTACCTCCGGCAGCGCGACCGACAGCACCACCTACCTGACCCGCGCGCACTGGAACCCGTGGAAAACCCAGGACGGCTTCCTGCATGTTGGCGCCTGGTACTACTACGAGAAGATCAGCAACGGCGTCGCCAGCATCAACAACACGCCGGCCATCGCGCTGGACTACAACGACAACCTCGCGGTGTCGGCCAGTTCCATCGCCAATCCCACGCAGGACCGCGGCAAGGGCTACGAGCTGGGCGGCGTGCTGCGCAACTTCTGGCTCATGACCGAGTACGGCAAGCGCACGATCGACTCCAGCACGGCCGATTCGGTGACCCGGCATGGCTCATCGTTCGCGGCGGGCTGGATGATCACCGGCGAGGCGCCGGGCTTCTCCAGCCGCTCGGGCAGCTGGAAGGGCGTGAAGGTGAACCATCCGGTGACCTCCGGCGGCTGGGGCGCGTTCGAGCTCGCCGGTCGTGTAGACCACTACGACTACGCCGACGCCCCGCGTGGCGGCACGGGCAAGAGCTACACGCTGGGGATGAACTGGTACCTCAACGACTGGTCGCGGCTGATGCTGAACTGGGTCCACTGGAACACCGACAACAAGGTCGGCAGCTTCCAGGGCCCGGATGCAGGCAACTCCATCGGCATGCGGGCGCAGGTGGTCTTCTAG
- a CDS encoding GAF domain-containing sensor histidine kinase gives MDASVEAIQALSIVPKVLETVCKVTGMRFAAIARVTDDRWTACAVLDHLDFGLKPGGDLVLDSTICDEIRVHHQPVIFGDASRHPVFSTHHTPRIYGLQSYVSVPIMVDGDTFFGTLCAIDSQPRDFDEGTIVATLTLFAQLIASNLALQDRAMVAEDALRTELDTGTLREQFLAVVGHDLRSPLQGARLAAEQLADLPQTDRGQRLVRLLALSVGRMSGLIDDIMDFARGRLGGGVEMDLRERSDLQAVIVSAVEEVCQGQPHCEIVIEGAIDGVVRFDGKRMRQLLANLLNNAVAHGDPTERIRVHCASRIDTVDISVANQGKPIPADILPRLFEPFVRPEETSPRPGLGLGLYIASEIARGHAAAIRVSSTREDGTVFTVHLPRGS, from the coding sequence GTGGATGCCTCCGTCGAGGCGATCCAGGCCCTCTCGATCGTGCCCAAGGTGCTGGAGACGGTGTGCAAGGTCACGGGCATGCGCTTTGCCGCCATCGCCCGGGTGACCGACGACCGCTGGACTGCCTGCGCCGTGCTCGACCACCTGGATTTCGGCCTCAAGCCGGGCGGCGACCTGGTCCTGGATTCGACGATCTGCGACGAGATCCGTGTCCACCACCAGCCGGTGATCTTTGGCGACGCCAGCCGCCATCCCGTCTTCTCCACCCACCATACGCCGCGGATCTACGGCCTGCAGAGTTATGTGTCGGTGCCGATCATGGTCGACGGCGACACGTTCTTCGGCACCCTCTGCGCGATCGACAGCCAGCCCCGCGATTTCGACGAGGGGACCATCGTCGCGACCCTGACCCTGTTCGCCCAACTCATCGCCTCGAACCTTGCGCTGCAGGATCGGGCGATGGTCGCCGAGGATGCCCTGCGAACCGAGCTGGACACCGGGACCTTGCGCGAGCAGTTCCTCGCCGTGGTCGGCCATGACCTGCGCAGCCCCCTGCAAGGGGCACGCCTCGCCGCGGAACAGCTCGCCGACCTGCCGCAGACCGACCGCGGCCAACGGCTGGTGCGCCTGCTCGCGCTCAGCGTCGGGCGCATGTCCGGGCTCATCGACGACATCATGGATTTTGCCCGTGGCCGCCTCGGCGGCGGCGTCGAGATGGACCTGCGCGAGCGCTCGGACCTGCAGGCGGTGATCGTCTCCGCGGTCGAAGAGGTATGCCAAGGCCAGCCTCACTGCGAGATCGTCATCGAAGGCGCCATCGACGGCGTCGTTCGCTTCGACGGCAAGCGCATGCGCCAGCTCCTGGCTAACCTGCTCAACAATGCGGTGGCCCACGGTGACCCGACCGAACGGATCCGCGTGCACTGCGCGTCGCGCATCGACACGGTCGACATCAGCGTGGCGAACCAGGGCAAGCCGATCCCGGCGGACATCCTGCCCCGGTTGTTCGAACCCTTCGTCCGGCCGGAAGAAACGTCACCACGCCCGGGCCTTGGTCTTGGGCTTTACATCGCCTCGGAGATTGCCAGGGGCCATGCGGCGGCCATCCGGGTGAGTTCGACCCGCGAGGACGGGACGGTGTTCACGGTGCATCTGCCGCGCGGGTCATGA
- a CDS encoding MarR family transcriptional regulator translates to MTPDPRTLKKLFANVSLGAPENAVGFVLWRVVHRYQREIDRVLAPLDLTHLQFTTLAMAAWLCQSNGPTTQTAVAQAAEIHPMQVSLMLKALEAKGMIVRERSTSDVRAKVIRMTSAGVAALRRAMPLAIKVQVDMFGDEGAVGGGLLETLNRVEHRARQSDDS, encoded by the coding sequence ATGACCCCCGATCCGCGCACCCTGAAGAAGCTATTCGCCAACGTGTCCCTTGGGGCACCGGAAAATGCCGTCGGCTTCGTGTTGTGGCGCGTCGTGCATCGTTACCAGCGTGAAATCGATCGCGTCCTTGCGCCCCTCGATCTCACCCACCTGCAATTCACCACGCTCGCCATGGCAGCATGGCTCTGCCAGTCGAATGGGCCGACCACGCAAACGGCGGTGGCACAGGCCGCCGAGATCCACCCCATGCAGGTGTCCCTGATGCTCAAGGCGCTGGAAGCCAAGGGCATGATCGTGCGCGAGCGCAGCACCAGCGACGTACGCGCCAAGGTGATCCGCATGACCAGCGCAGGCGTGGCTGCGCTACGACGCGCCATGCCGCTCGCCATCAAGGTACAGGTGGACATGTTCGGCGATGAGGGCGCCGTCGGCGGCGGACTACTTGAAACGCTGAATCGTGTTGAGCATCGAGCGCGACAGTCGGACGATTCGTAG
- a CDS encoding protein phosphatase 2C domain-containing protein yields the protein MIEFGHGTHTGLRRLRNEDSYYADAGLGLFLVVDGMGGHQHGEVASAMARDGVVAQVTAGQSLVDAIQRVNEALIARSSGLKESRPMGTTIAAIRVSGRSYEAAWVGDSRIYRWSHGALERLSHDHSIVEALVETGELTEAQARSHPQRSVLTQALGITAPDQLHIGLARGELAAGGRLLLCTDGLTDEVTDARIAELVARTDIAAQECVDHLVLEALAGTGRDNITAILVRAAG from the coding sequence ATGATCGAGTTCGGACACGGCACCCACACAGGTCTTCGCCGCCTGCGTAACGAAGATAGTTACTACGCCGACGCTGGCCTGGGCCTGTTCCTGGTCGTCGATGGCATGGGCGGGCACCAGCATGGCGAAGTGGCCTCGGCGATGGCCCGCGACGGCGTCGTCGCCCAGGTCACGGCCGGTCAGTCATTGGTTGATGCGATCCAGCGGGTCAACGAAGCACTGATCGCCCGCTCCAGCGGTTTGAAGGAGTCGCGGCCGATGGGCACCACCATCGCGGCCATCCGCGTGTCGGGTCGCTCGTATGAAGCAGCGTGGGTCGGTGACAGCCGCATCTATCGCTGGAGCCATGGCGCCCTGGAGCGCCTCTCGCACGACCACTCGATCGTCGAAGCACTGGTCGAAACCGGCGAGCTGACCGAAGCACAGGCGCGCAGCCATCCGCAGCGAAGCGTGCTGACCCAGGCACTCGGAATCACCGCACCCGACCAACTGCACATCGGCCTCGCGCGGGGCGAGCTGGCTGCCGGCGGACGGCTCCTGCTGTGCACCGACGGCCTGACCGACGAAGTGACCGACGCGCGGATCGCCGAGCTCGTGGCGCGGACGGACATCGCCGCCCAGGAGTGTGTCGATCACCTCGTGCTCGAAGCGCTGGCGGGCACCGGTCGCGACAACATCACCGCGATCCTGGTGCGCGCCGCGGGCTAG
- the dnaQ gene encoding DNA polymerase III subunit epsilon — MRQIVLDTETTGLEAHLGHRLIEIGAVELIGRRPSGNHFHTYLNPQRAIDEGARAVTGIEDEFLLDKPLFRDKVDEFLAYIKGAELIIHNAAFDVGFINAELQRLGPQYGVVTDHATVLDTLAMARTMYPGQRNSLDALCKRLGVDNTHRDLHGGLLDAQLLADVYVAMTSGQVGLDFVFDPGAEANAANALGEIVIHRRPVVLRANDEELALHAQRLDALDKSSGGQAIWRQLDAADTVH, encoded by the coding sequence ATGAGGCAGATCGTCCTCGATACCGAAACCACCGGCCTCGAGGCTCACCTTGGCCACCGCCTGATTGAAATCGGCGCGGTGGAACTGATCGGCCGCCGGCCGTCGGGCAACCATTTCCATACCTACCTGAATCCGCAACGCGCCATCGACGAAGGCGCGCGTGCGGTGACCGGCATCGAGGACGAATTCCTCCTCGACAAGCCGTTGTTCCGCGACAAGGTCGATGAGTTCCTCGCTTACATCAAGGGCGCCGAGCTGATCATCCACAACGCGGCGTTCGACGTGGGCTTCATCAATGCGGAGCTGCAGCGCCTGGGCCCGCAGTACGGCGTGGTCACCGACCATGCGACCGTGCTCGACACGCTGGCGATGGCGCGCACGATGTACCCGGGCCAGCGCAATAGCCTGGATGCGCTGTGCAAGCGCCTCGGCGTCGACAATACCCATCGCGATCTCCACGGCGGCCTGCTCGACGCCCAGCTGCTGGCGGATGTCTATGTCGCGATGACCTCGGGCCAGGTCGGCCTGGATTTCGTCTTCGACCCCGGTGCGGAGGCCAACGCGGCCAATGCGCTTGGCGAGATCGTCATCCATCGTCGTCCCGTCGTGCTGCGCGCCAACGACGAGGAACTGGCGCTGCATGCGCAGCGGTTGGATGCGCTGGACAAGTCGTCCGGTGGCCAGGCGATCTGGCGGCAGCTGGACGCCGCCGACACCGTCCACTAA
- the rnhA gene encoding ribonuclease HI, producing the protein MTDLVEAFTDGACLGNPGPGGWAALLRAKGMEKMLSGGEPDTTNNRMELMGAISALEALSRPCKVHLMTDSKYVMQGLQEWVPKWRRNGWLTADKKPVKNQDLWLRLDAATASHTVTWEWVKGHAGHVENERVDVAARDQALIYKAKGQVA; encoded by the coding sequence ATGACCGATCTTGTTGAAGCCTTTACCGATGGCGCCTGCCTGGGCAACCCCGGTCCCGGTGGCTGGGCCGCACTGCTACGCGCCAAGGGCATGGAAAAGATGCTCTCCGGCGGCGAACCGGACACTACCAACAACCGCATGGAGCTGATGGGCGCGATCTCCGCCCTGGAAGCGCTCAGCCGCCCTTGCAAGGTGCACCTGATGACCGATTCGAAGTACGTCATGCAGGGCCTGCAGGAGTGGGTGCCCAAGTGGCGCCGGAACGGCTGGCTCACCGCCGACAAGAAGCCGGTCAAGAACCAGGACCTGTGGCTCCGCCTCGACGCGGCCACGGCGTCCCACACGGTGACGTGGGAATGGGTGAAGGGCCACGCCGGCCATGTGGAAAACGAACGCGTGGACGTGGCTGCGCGCGACCAGGCGCTGATCTACAAGGCGAAGGGGCAGGTGGCATGA
- a CDS encoding class I SAM-dependent methyltransferase: MPTFVSDIYATPHVRKLLADENRVLAPLLNRCTGEHGLHLTAALGAEAPAIPLLGHWATVRVAGAALGGDVLASGLEPLPFTDEAFGVVLLRHALETTVRQDNLLDEAIRVLEPGGMIAITGIHPLGLWSPWVARQSRGARPRLTWPWWWSQRLVRDDFELSMPRRLGSAWPRIGGSPVGESMVGGGYLLVARKKRPAAVPLRPRPAAVPAPIPGTFASGARRHAREHIS, translated from the coding sequence ATGCCCACCTTCGTCTCCGACATCTATGCGACGCCACATGTCCGCAAGCTTCTTGCGGACGAGAACCGGGTGCTCGCGCCGCTGTTGAACCGCTGCACGGGCGAGCACGGGCTGCATCTGACGGCGGCCCTCGGCGCCGAGGCGCCGGCCATCCCCCTGCTGGGCCACTGGGCCACCGTGCGGGTCGCCGGCGCTGCCTTGGGTGGCGACGTGCTGGCCAGTGGCCTGGAGCCCCTGCCGTTCACCGACGAGGCGTTTGGAGTGGTCCTGCTGCGCCATGCGCTGGAAACCACCGTGCGCCAGGACAACCTGCTCGATGAGGCGATTCGTGTACTCGAGCCGGGCGGGATGATCGCAATCACCGGCATCCATCCGCTGGGGCTGTGGTCGCCGTGGGTCGCCAGGCAGAGCCGCGGCGCCCGGCCACGCCTGACCTGGCCGTGGTGGTGGAGCCAGCGCCTCGTGCGCGACGATTTCGAGCTATCGATGCCGCGGCGCCTCGGCAGTGCCTGGCCGCGCATCGGCGGCTCGCCGGTCGGTGAGTCGATGGTCGGCGGCGGCTATCTGCTGGTCGCGCGCAAAAAACGTCCGGCGGCGGTACCCTTGCGCCCCCGCCCCGCGGCGGTGCCTGCGCCGATACCCGGAACCTTTGCGTCCGGCGCGCGCCGCCACGCCCGTGAACACATTTCCTGA